Part of the Sorghum bicolor cultivar BTx623 chromosome 1, Sorghum_bicolor_NCBIv3, whole genome shotgun sequence genome, ATCCATGTTATTGTGCAGAAAAAACCCTAGTGCATTGCTTTCTTGTTTAGTGTATGTTAACAGTGGTTTAGATAATTGTTTGAACTCAGCAGACTTGCTTTCTTTCACCTTATATCCCGGCCTTCATTCTCACAAATTTTCTGACCAACAGACTATTCCTGGAATTGATGGATTTGCAGATTCAACACCAGTCCGTGGCCTTCAACGAATGGTAAGTTGAATGAAGCCTGTACTGTTCTGCATTGCAGGCAGCATGGCAATTTGGCATATATAGCTAAAGTTGCTGGTACTTTGTTTCTACCCAGGTCATTGACAGCATAAATAAGTGTGACGTTGACATACGAAAGGAGCTATTTAGCAATATCTTGGTAAGGACATGAATTCCAGAGCATTTTACTACTTTACATGTATCATGCATGGCAGCATGTGCATGCGACATTAGTCCCTTCAGCAGCATCCTTTTTCTATGCTATTCTAACATCTGCAAACTTTTATTCTGTATAGCtttctggtggttcatcatcaatTCTGCAGTTAAAGGAGCGCCTAGAGAAAGAAGTATTAGAGGTACAAACTTTTTTAGCTCTTTAACCACAAGTACATACTTGTAATATCTAGGTTTGTATTAAACTGAAACTATATGAGGTGCTTTAAAATTTTCATTTCAGTATAATTTGATTTCCAACTATGGAACTACTACAAAAGTAATGGTTAATAGAGTATACAGACTATCGGTAGCTTGGTACCTACAATTGGATATGGTGGGAGTGTCATATTAGTTCACATATATTTCCCCTATTTTGTGACCTTATTAATTGATAATTATGAAACAATTCTCTTTGTTCATGTTGGTTAGAAAGGGTGAACCCACGATTTTTACTCATTTTTTATGCTGGTTATTATTTCCACATTGAATTATTACAGGAGTCTCCGCAAGCTGCTCGTGTTAAAGTCATGGCAAGTGGAAACTCAGTAGAGAGACGATTCAGGTTAGACTATTATATTACCTGTTACTCCATgctttccaaattataagacattttggcttttgtagatacatagcttttgctatgcaatgtatctagaaaaagccaaaacgtcttataatttggtatggagggagtaggtAATAACCTACTGCTACTTACAAATGACATGGCTGATTTGTTGGAATTCATATGCAGTGTTTGGATTGGAGGGAGCATTCTTGCATCCCTTGGGTCGTTCCAGCAAATGTGGTTCTCCAAAGCAGAGTAAGCTTGATATTCTATAGGCCCTCAGTTTTCTATACTTGCCCTGGACACCTGATAAGTCGCGCCATGTATCTCGTGCCAGGTATGAAGAGCATGGGGTTTCCTATATTCAAAGGAAGTGTCCTTGAAGCAGGGGAATATGTACAACCAATAATATGCTTTAGGAGCCTTTGTTGCCAAAGGGTTCTTTGTGTACAACAGCTTGATGCCTTGCCATGTTGGCCAATGAAGACTCGAGACTCTTTTTAAGTGACATTAATTGTTGTCATGACTAGTTAGTTTTAGGTGATGTAAGGGTTACTAAGAACTGGGCCAGCTAAATATTTATCATTAATGGTAGATTCATACGCTGAATCTTATTCTCCCTGCTGTACAATGAGATGAGACCCTTGTTCTGTACCGGGGCTAACTGTTCCCTATTGCCAGCACTTAAGAGCCAAGATGATTGTTGTAACTTGGGTTCTTTAAATCCCAGTCGCAGTTCGCTTTTCTGTGTGTTTTTGTTTCGAGATTTCAGCAACACTCAACTCTAGATGTTCAGTGAACTAGCAGACCCACCATAACATGCGGAGGGGTTGAAGATGATGACGTAATCATTCTGTACTCCCTTACTGGACGATTCCTGCAAAATCCCTGTCTGAACGATTCCTGCTAAAATTTCCGGTAATTCTTGCCGTAGCGTGACTGTATTCTAAAATAAAAATGCCCTGTGCACTATGGTTCATTCGCATACATGTCAAATGTCATGGCTACCTAGTAGATGTATatgaatatatataaataaaaaaggctGAATCCACACTGCTAGTACGGAGGGATGAACAAAGCCATTTTATTAGCACATGGGAACAGCACACATGCTGTGCTTGGCGTTTGCCTTCATTCCTATATGTGTACatacaaaagaaaaagaaaagaatacCCCACGAAGGCTGAAATAAGCCCCAGGCTCATGTCCCAGCTCccaacctgaaaatcatctgctGCTGCTTTGGCACAGCAGATTCAGTACAGTATATGTATGTGTAACAGTGTAAGTAATGTGTCACTGTATCCATCATGCCGTTTCAGCATTGTCTGTGTTTACGGTGTCCAATTTTTTTGGTTTGGGGGACTGCCGGACTGGGGAGGTACAGTGCATGCCAACTTCTCCAggcccttgttcccacaactgCACTAAATTACCCAATAACAAGCAATAAGTATAAGGCTGTAAAAACGAAGCTATGAACCTTGCTAATCTTTGGCCGCCTTGTTCCTCCAAGCAGCGATCGAGTTCGGAATGTTGTCCAGGAGAGGCTTCGGGATGCTGTCGAAGAGAGGCTTGGAGATGCCGTCGAACAGCGGGAGAGGAAGCGTGAGGGTGAAAGCATCCGGTTTCAAGTTCCACTTGCTCTTCAGCCATACCGAGGCAATGCTGATGCTGTCTGAATCTTGGAACTCTGGAGTGCTCGATGATTTCTTCACAGCGTGCAACCCATCCCCATATGACGGCACCCACGTGGCCAAGAGGTCTTGCTGGCTGCCATTCATATCTGGTCGACTGCCAGATTTTGGCCTAAGGGCCAAGCCTTGCCCAGACCTCGCCAACATGCTACCGCCATTGTCCTCCCTAGCTGTCACCTCACCATCGGTTTTCTGGCGCCGCCTTATGGGCTTTTCAGCATCATCCATCTCCCTAGTGCCATCTCCATTTTCAAGAGAGAAGTTGCTTGATAAGCTTCGAGCTTTCCTATGGTGACCTGGAGGTGGTCATCCAGGGTGCAAAGTTCAGAAATTCAGTAGACCGATAGACCAGGAATCATAACCCAAGCAAATGATATTAGCGGGATTTACCTTTAGCGTATGCCGCCATTTCAGTGCCTTCATTGGTCAGGTTCTCCTTAGGAGTTGGTGTAAGGCCATAGTACCCCTGCAGAAGGCTCATAGACTGCGAAACTGTGCTCCGTGGTGGTTTAAGGAATGGGTCCAAGGAAGCAGCAATTTTGGGAGGGCGGCGTGTAGTCCATTCTCTGAAAGAAACCATATTGTTACTGCGGATAGTAAAGCATGAGGTGTACCTATCCTATCCAAGAGGAGCACCGACATTGCTGACTATTTAGTCAGCATTGTGAAAAGGCGTCACATGGTAGCGCCATTAAACTATTAAAGGCAGCAGCATAATGCAGTGACATCTAGGGGTGGAGGTACTAAGAATCTAAATAGTGGAGCATCCAT contains:
- the LOC8059500 gene encoding uncharacterized protein LOC8059500, which translates into the protein MGVKQVLVRPRYGDDDDGSSCSTGSSSSAGRCDDEALDQSPSPPPMSSCGRYLLHRVCRFDTLAGVAIKYGVEVADVKRANGLTTDLQMFAHKTLRVPLHGRHAPATAPSPPSSSPSHADRAAREWTTRRPPKIAASLDPFLKPPRSTVSQSMSLLQGYYGLTPTPKENLTNEGTEMAAYAKGHHRKARSLSSNFSLENGDGTREMDDAEKPIRRRQKTDGEVTAREDNGGSMLARSGQGLALRPKSGSRPDMNGSQQDLLATWVPSYGDGLHAVKKSSSTPEFQDSDSISIASVWLKSKWNLKPDAFTLTLPLPLFDGISKPLFDSIPKPLLDNIPNSIAAWRNKAAKD